Proteins encoded together in one Macadamia integrifolia cultivar HAES 741 chromosome 8, SCU_Mint_v3, whole genome shotgun sequence window:
- the LOC122087680 gene encoding pectinesterase 2-like produces MATMKITKLSIFLAFISFCFSLSSTNANLDLFCSKTPYPEYCKSSMTLHSFNPKVDSDFKKMTIQAAMEHTLRAQSLTASLGSKCRNEKEKAAWADCVELHAHTVHQLNKTIDLYSRCTDVDKHTWLSTALTNLETCRDGFLELNVSDYVLPLMSNDASKLISNSLAVNKAEETQEVSHGNGYPSWVSPGDRKLLSSRSTSVKANIVVAQDGSGRYRTIQAALSAAAKTNRGSKRFVIYVKRGVYRENLDIGSSLTNIMLVGDGLKYTIITGSRSVGGGSTTFKSATVAVVGSGFIAKGITIRNTAGAQNHQAVALRSGADKSVFYQCSIEGYQDTLYVHSQRQFYKECYIMGTVDFIFGNAAVVLQNCMIYARRPIIGQECTITAQGRTDPNQNTGISIHNSRVMAGSDLARVQSHVKSYLGRPWKEYSRTVYLQTYLGSLIDPAGWLEWNGNFALNTLYYGEYKNSGPGSSTARRVRWRGYHIITRAAVALQFTVGRFISGNSWLPGTGVPYTSGL; encoded by the exons ATGGCGACCATGAAGATCACAAAACTCAGTATATTCCTAGCCTTCATCTCCTTctgcttttctctttcctccaccAACGCCAACTTAGACTTGTTCTGCAGCAAAACCCCATACCCTGAATACTGCAAGTCCTCCATGACCCTTCACTCTTTCAATCCTAAAGTCGATTCTGAtttcaaaaaaatgacaatacaGGCCGCCATGGAGCATACCCTTCGTGCCCAGAGTCTCACGGCCTCGCTCGGCTCAAAATGTCgaaatgagaaggagaaagcTGCATGGGCTGATTGTGTTGAGCTTCACGCACACACTGTACATCAACTCAACAAAACCATTGACCTTTACAGCCGCTGCACCGACGTCGATAAACATACATGGTTGAGTACAGCCCTCACTAACCTCGAAACTTGCCGAGATGGTTTCCTTGAGCTTAATGTCTCCGACTACGTTCTTCCTCTCATGTCCAATGATGCTTCTAAGTTGATTTCAAACTCCTTGGCTGTAAACAAGGCTGAAGAAACTCAAGAGGTAAGTCATGGAAATGGGTACCCAAGTTGGGTATCACCTGGTGACCGGAAGCTTCTGTCCTCGAGATCTACGTCTGTAAAGGCTAACATCGTTGTGGCACAAGATGGGTCTGGGAGGTATCGTACTATCCAAGCTGCACTTAGTGCTGCAGCTAAGACAAACAGAGGAAGTAAAAGGTTCGTGATTTATGTGAAGAGAGGTGTTTACAGGGAGAACCTTGACATTGGTAGCAGTTTGACCAACATTATGCTCGTTGGAGATGGCCTTAAATACACAATTATCACCGGTAGTAGAAGCGTCGGTGGAGGTTCCACCACCTTCAAATCTGCAACTGTCG CTGTCGTCGGATCAGGCTTCATTGCAAAGGGAATCACAATCCGTAACACAGCAGGTGCCCAAAATCATCAAGCAGTAGCTTTGCGCTCGGGAGCTGATAAATCAGTCTTCTATCAGTGTAGCATTGAGGGATATCAAGACACTCTCTACGTTCACTCACAACGCCAATTCTACAAAGAATGTTACATTATGGGCACAGTGGACTTCATCTTTGGTAATGCAGCTGTAGTGTTACAGAACTGCATGATCTACGCTAGAAGACCCATAATCGGTCAGGAGTGTACAATAACGGCTCAAGGGAGAACCGACCCAAACCAAAACACTGGAATTTCAATTCATAACTCTAGAGTCATGGCTGGTTCAGACCTGGCTCGAGTGCAGAGCCATGTTAAATCATATTTGGGTCGACCATGGAAGGAGTATTCTAGAACTGTTTACCTTCAAACCTATCTTGGTTCATTGATAGATCCTGCTGGTTGGTTGGAGTGGAATGGTAACTTTGCACTCAATACGTTGTATTATGGAGAGTACAAGAACTCTGGACCCGGTTCATCTACTGCTAGGAGAGTAAGGTGGCGTGGCTATCATATTATAACACGAGCAGCTGTAGCATTACAGTTCACCGTAGGAAGATTTATTAGTGGCAAT